One window from the genome of Thermaerobacter marianensis DSM 12885 encodes:
- a CDS encoding acyl-CoA mutase large subunit family protein, protein MATESAGRAGPARERRPRFQTLSGIEVKRCYGPEDVPDAGSDRRLGRPGEWPYTRGIHETMYRGRLWTMRQFAGFGTAEQTNRRFKYLLKEGQTGLSVAFDFPTLLGYDSDHPMSDGEVGKLGVAIDTLADMEILFDGIPLDQVSTSMTINGPAAMIFAMYLAAAEKQGVSLDRLRGTIQNDILKEYIAQNTYIFPPRPSMRIITDIFAFCADHVPQWNTVSISGYHIREAGATAVQELAFTLANGFEYVRAGIEAGLDVDRFAPRLSFFFNVHNDFFEEIAKLRAARRIWATDMREKFGAKDPRSWKMRFHCQTAGCTLTAQQPEINIVRVTLQALAAVLGGTQSLHTNSFDEALALPTEKAVRIALRTQQIIAEESGVTHTVDPLGGSYYVEWLTDEMERRAREYFRRIDELGGVIPAIEAGFFQKEIADASYRYQQQVESGEVTVVGVNRYVLEEEEQPEILRVPDEVQQRQVQRLRDIRRTRDNRRVRQALRDLRAAARSGENLMPRLLECARAYATLGEMCDTLREVFGEYRDRAIF, encoded by the coding sequence ATGGCAACGGAATCGGCGGGACGGGCGGGGCCGGCCCGGGAGCGGCGCCCGCGGTTTCAAACCCTCTCGGGCATCGAGGTGAAGCGCTGCTACGGTCCGGAGGACGTGCCCGACGCCGGGAGCGACCGGCGCCTGGGCCGGCCGGGGGAATGGCCGTACACCCGCGGCATCCACGAGACCATGTACCGTGGCCGGCTCTGGACCATGCGCCAGTTCGCCGGCTTCGGGACGGCCGAGCAGACGAACCGGCGCTTCAAGTACCTCTTGAAGGAAGGCCAGACGGGCCTGAGCGTGGCGTTCGACTTCCCCACCCTGCTCGGCTACGACTCGGACCACCCCATGTCCGACGGCGAGGTCGGCAAGCTGGGGGTCGCCATCGACACCCTGGCCGACATGGAGATCCTGTTCGACGGGATCCCCCTGGACCAGGTGTCCACGTCCATGACCATCAACGGGCCGGCGGCCATGATCTTCGCCATGTATCTGGCGGCGGCGGAGAAGCAGGGCGTGTCCCTGGACCGGCTGCGGGGCACCATCCAGAACGACATCCTCAAGGAGTACATCGCCCAGAACACCTACATTTTCCCGCCGCGGCCGTCGATGCGGATCATCACCGACATCTTCGCCTTCTGTGCCGACCACGTGCCCCAGTGGAACACGGTCAGCATCTCCGGCTACCACATCCGCGAAGCGGGGGCCACGGCGGTCCAGGAACTGGCCTTCACCCTGGCCAACGGCTTCGAGTACGTGCGGGCCGGCATCGAGGCGGGCCTGGACGTGGACCGGTTCGCGCCGCGGCTCTCCTTCTTCTTCAACGTCCACAACGACTTCTTCGAGGAGATCGCCAAGCTGCGGGCGGCCCGCCGCATCTGGGCCACCGACATGCGGGAGAAGTTCGGCGCCAAGGATCCCCGCTCGTGGAAGATGCGGTTCCACTGCCAGACGGCCGGCTGCACCCTGACGGCCCAGCAGCCGGAGATCAACATCGTCCGGGTCACCCTCCAGGCGCTGGCGGCGGTGCTGGGCGGCACCCAGTCGCTGCACACCAACTCCTTCGACGAGGCCCTGGCCCTGCCCACGGAGAAGGCCGTGCGCATCGCCCTGCGGACCCAGCAGATCATCGCCGAGGAGAGCGGCGTAACCCACACCGTCGACCCGCTGGGCGGCTCCTACTACGTGGAGTGGCTGACCGACGAGATGGAGCGGCGGGCCCGGGAGTACTTCCGGCGCATCGACGAGCTGGGCGGCGTCATCCCCGCCATCGAGGCCGGGTTCTTCCAGAAGGAGATCGCCGACGCCTCCTACCGATACCAGCAGCAGGTGGAATCGGGGGAGGTCACCGTGGTGGGCGTCAACCGATACGTCCTCGAGGAGGAAGAACAGCCTGAGATCCTGCGGGTCCCTGACGAGGTCCAGCAGCGCCAGGTGCAGCGGCTGCGGGACATCCGGCGCACCCGGGACAACCGGCGGGTCCGCCAGGCGCTACGGGACCTGCGGGCGGCGGCCCGCAGCGGGGAGAACCTGATGCCGCGGCTTCTGGAGTGCGCCCGGGCCTACGCCACCCTGGGCGAGATGTGCGACACGCTGCGGGAGGTCTTCGGCGAGTACCGCGACCGGGCCATCTTCTGA
- the hemB gene encoding porphobilinogen synthase, giving the protein MAFPVHRPRRLRSTPAVRSLVRETDLRADRLIYPLFVVPGRDVVEPVASMPGVEHRSVDRAVERAREVFELGIRAVLLFGLPRTKDEQGSEAFAPDGAVQQAVAALKDALPDLLVVTDVCLCAYTSHGHCGILTADGRIDNDATLEQLARVAVSHARAGADWVAPSDMMDGRVAAIRRALDQEGFTDTAILSYAVKYASAFYGPFREAAHSAPAFGDRRTHQMDPANVREALREVALDLEEGADLVMVKPALAYLDVIRAVRQQFPVPVVAYNVSGEYSLVKAAARLGWVDERAVVLEALTAMRRAGADAIITYHAPDVARWLA; this is encoded by the coding sequence ATGGCCTTTCCGGTGCATCGCCCGCGGCGGCTGCGTTCGACCCCGGCGGTCCGCAGCCTGGTGCGGGAGACGGACCTGCGCGCCGACCGGCTGATCTACCCGCTGTTCGTGGTGCCCGGCCGGGACGTGGTGGAGCCGGTGGCCTCCATGCCCGGTGTCGAGCACCGGTCCGTGGACCGGGCGGTGGAGCGGGCCCGGGAGGTCTTCGAGCTGGGGATTCGGGCGGTGTTGCTCTTCGGGTTGCCTCGCACCAAGGACGAACAGGGCAGCGAGGCCTTCGCCCCGGACGGGGCCGTGCAGCAGGCCGTCGCGGCGCTGAAGGACGCCCTGCCCGACCTGCTGGTCGTCACCGACGTATGCCTGTGCGCCTACACCAGCCACGGCCACTGCGGCATCCTCACCGCCGACGGGCGGATCGACAACGATGCCACCCTGGAACAGCTGGCCCGGGTGGCCGTATCCCACGCCCGCGCGGGCGCCGACTGGGTGGCCCCGTCCGACATGATGGACGGCCGGGTGGCCGCCATCCGGCGGGCTTTGGACCAGGAAGGATTCACGGACACCGCCATCCTTTCGTATGCCGTCAAGTACGCCTCGGCCTTCTACGGGCCCTTCCGGGAGGCCGCCCACTCGGCGCCGGCTTTCGGCGACCGGCGGACCCACCAGATGGACCCGGCCAACGTGCGGGAGGCGCTGCGGGAGGTGGCCCTGGATCTCGAAGAGGGGGCGGACCTGGTGATGGTCAAACCTGCCCTCGCCTACCTGGACGTGATCCGGGCGGTTCGGCAGCAGTTCCCGGTTCCGGTCGTGGCGTACAATGTCAGTGGCGAATACAGCCTGGTCAAGGCCGCCGCCCGCCTGGGCTGGGTGGACGAGCGGGCGGTGGTGCTGGAGGCGCTGACGGCCATGCGCCGGGCAGGGGCGGACGCCATCATCACCTACCACGCCCCCGACGTGGCCCGCTGGCTGGCCTGA
- a CDS encoding uroporphyrinogen-III synthase, whose protein sequence is MPARGAGRGRPAEDPGRDRPVPAPAGWAGGRAGHGTGSTGNGAPDGGGGAGGPEASGGDAWGLPGSVYVIEAGPGDPGLLTVRASRLLQAAEVVVADPGLDAVLRAWLSPTAALWLLGGRPSGSRSAADLLPVAGRLEPGRVAPRLARWARSGLRAVRLVRGPVPPEEVAALAAAGVAVVPVPGVPAAPPPVAPGSGAVPPLAGWRIAITRAAEQAGDLAELVRRLGGEAVEIPLIAVEPAEGVAGLDAELADPQGTWWAFTSRNAVAALAGRLRALGRDARALAGSRVAAVGEATGRALEEAVGIRADLVPATATGGHLWEELARRVQPGQRVLWPRGDRAPLEPARPVVEAGAVLRAPVVYRTVLRPREAAALLELVAAGRVDAVTLASPSACEALAEAAGPEGLGRFFPGGGPAGPGGRRPLVVCIGPRTARRAAALGLPVDRVPERYTVEGLIGALLEANRAGGGA, encoded by the coding sequence GTGCCGGCAAGGGGTGCCGGGCGAGGGCGGCCGGCGGAGGATCCCGGCCGGGACCGGCCGGTGCCCGCCCCTGCAGGGTGGGCTGGCGGGAGGGCGGGCCATGGAACCGGCAGCACGGGGAACGGCGCCCCCGACGGGGGTGGCGGCGCCGGCGGGCCGGAGGCGTCCGGCGGGGACGCCTGGGGCTTGCCGGGGTCGGTGTACGTGATCGAAGCCGGCCCCGGCGATCCCGGGCTGCTCACCGTGCGGGCGAGCCGGCTGTTGCAGGCGGCGGAGGTGGTCGTCGCCGATCCCGGCCTGGACGCCGTGCTCCGGGCCTGGCTGTCCCCCACGGCCGCCTTGTGGCTCCTCGGCGGCCGGCCAAGCGGTTCCCGGTCCGCCGCCGACCTGCTGCCCGTGGCCGGCCGGCTGGAGCCCGGCCGGGTGGCGCCGCGGCTGGCTCGCTGGGCGCGGTCGGGCTTGCGGGCGGTGCGCCTGGTCCGGGGGCCGGTCCCGCCGGAGGAGGTGGCCGCTCTGGCGGCGGCCGGGGTGGCGGTGGTCCCCGTGCCCGGCGTGCCGGCGGCGCCCCCTCCCGTCGCCCCGGGGTCCGGGGCGGTGCCGCCCCTGGCCGGGTGGCGCATCGCCATCACCCGGGCCGCTGAGCAGGCCGGCGACCTGGCCGAGCTGGTCCGCCGGCTGGGCGGCGAGGCGGTGGAGATCCCCCTGATCGCCGTGGAACCGGCGGAGGGGGTGGCCGGCCTGGATGCGGAACTGGCCGACCCCCAAGGGACGTGGTGGGCCTTCACCAGCCGCAACGCCGTGGCGGCCCTGGCGGGCCGCTTGCGGGCCCTGGGCCGGGACGCCCGCGCCCTGGCCGGGTCCCGGGTCGCGGCGGTGGGGGAGGCCACCGGGCGGGCACTGGAGGAGGCCGTGGGGATCCGGGCCGACCTGGTGCCCGCCACCGCCACCGGCGGCCATCTCTGGGAGGAGCTGGCCCGCCGCGTGCAACCGGGCCAGCGGGTCCTCTGGCCCCGGGGCGACCGGGCTCCGCTCGAGCCCGCACGGCCCGTCGTGGAGGCCGGGGCGGTGCTGCGGGCCCCCGTGGTCTACCGGACCGTCCTGCGTCCCCGGGAGGCAGCGGCCCTGCTCGAGCTGGTGGCGGCGGGCCGGGTCGACGCCGTCACCCTGGCCAGCCCGTCGGCGTGCGAGGCGCTGGCCGAGGCGGCCGGCCCGGAAGGGCTCGGCCGGTTCTTCCCGGGCGGTGGACCGGCGGGTCCCGGCGGCAGGCGGCCCCTGGTGGTGTGCATCGGACCGCGCACCGCCCGGCGGGCGGCGGCCCTGGGCCTGCCCGTCGACCGCGTTCCCGAGCGGTACACGGTGGAAGGACTGATCGGCGCCCTTCTCGAAGCCAACAGGGCTGGCGGGGGCGCCTGA
- the hemC gene encoding hydroxymethylbilane synthase has protein sequence MTAPVVRIGTRASALARIQAQWVARELQRHHPGLQVELVPVTTHGDRHRARPLYTLDTPGAFVKELEEALRAGIIDLAVHSAKDVPTRLPEGLELAAFPQREDPGDALVLPRSQEGLGPNGRDAGRGAGMTALELLPPGARVGTSSLRRQAWLRARRPDLKVEPARGNLDTRLRRLDEGAWDALVLAAAGLRRLGVGHRITAAIPPRALLPAPGQGALAVEIRASDDATRRLVQVLDRPEVALAVRAERAFLAELGGTCRIPLGAWARLEGPRLRLAGMVAAPDGDPWLEEEVEGPATDPEAVGRELAERLRARGAESVLAAAGAAPGRGAAGRA, from the coding sequence TTGACCGCTCCGGTGGTCCGCATCGGCACCCGGGCCAGTGCCCTGGCCCGCATCCAGGCGCAGTGGGTGGCCCGTGAATTGCAGCGCCACCACCCGGGCTTGCAGGTGGAGCTGGTCCCCGTGACCACCCACGGCGACCGGCACCGGGCCCGGCCCCTCTACACCCTGGACACGCCCGGTGCCTTCGTCAAGGAGCTGGAAGAGGCCCTGCGGGCCGGGATCATCGACCTGGCCGTTCACAGCGCCAAGGATGTGCCGACGCGCCTGCCGGAGGGACTCGAGCTGGCCGCTTTCCCCCAGCGGGAAGACCCTGGCGACGCGCTGGTGCTGCCGCGGTCGCAGGAGGGCCTCGGACCGAACGGTAGAGACGCAGGGCGTGGGGCCGGCATGACGGCGCTCGAACTCTTGCCCCCGGGCGCCCGGGTGGGCACCAGCAGCCTGCGCCGCCAGGCGTGGTTGCGGGCCCGGCGGCCCGACCTCAAGGTCGAACCGGCCCGGGGCAACCTGGACACCCGGCTGCGACGCCTGGATGAAGGGGCCTGGGATGCCCTGGTCCTGGCTGCCGCCGGATTGCGGCGCCTGGGCGTGGGCCACCGGATCACGGCCGCCATTCCGCCCCGCGCCTTGTTGCCGGCCCCCGGCCAGGGCGCCTTGGCCGTGGAGATCCGCGCCAGCGACGACGCCACCCGCCGGCTGGTGCAGGTCCTGGACCGGCCCGAGGTCGCCCTGGCGGTGCGGGCGGAACGGGCGTTTCTCGCCGAGCTGGGCGGCACCTGCCGCATCCCCTTGGGGGCCTGGGCCCGGCTGGAGGGCCCGCGGCTCCGCCTGGCCGGCATGGTGGCCGCCCCGGACGGCGACCCGTGGCTGGAAGAGGAAGTCGAAGGGCCGGCCACGGACCCCGAGGCCGTGGGCCGGGAGCTGGCCGAGCGGCTGCGGGCCCGCGGGGCCGAATCGGTGCTGGCGGCCGCCGGCGCCGCTCCGGGGCGCGGTGCCGCCGGCCGGGCGTAA
- a CDS encoding cytochrome C assembly family protein, with product MLAWGYVAVTLGYLAAAGWYAWTLAGMGREPAAQWLARATWAVHTALLGGHVAAGRVPFLTAHESVFFLSWAWVFNGLVLEALLPLRHLGAFMLPPVVALLVLVAAATGAAAGHGVGAAAGAAAVGGAGTDGLAGTWPGGVPGSLPQPAGAVAAGALFPDNPWVWLHAVIALLSYCAFGLASAVAAMYLLQEHQLRSKIFSRLYRHLPALEDVDRACWWLVGTGFALLTLALASGGLPAGQLWGSQWVRDGKVIASLGVWAFYAVLLTLRALAGWRGRRLAYLSLVGFAVILFNYLVVGPHWSARHVF from the coding sequence ATGCTGGCGTGGGGATACGTGGCGGTCACCCTCGGCTATCTGGCGGCCGCGGGCTGGTATGCCTGGACCCTGGCGGGCATGGGTCGGGAACCGGCGGCGCAATGGCTGGCGCGGGCCACGTGGGCCGTACACACCGCCCTCCTGGGCGGTCATGTGGCGGCGGGGCGCGTTCCCTTCCTCACCGCCCACGAATCCGTGTTCTTCCTGAGCTGGGCGTGGGTGTTCAACGGCCTGGTGCTGGAAGCCCTGTTGCCCTTGCGACACCTGGGGGCGTTCATGCTCCCGCCGGTGGTAGCGTTGCTGGTCCTGGTTGCCGCGGCGACCGGCGCGGCGGCCGGTCACGGGGTGGGAGCGGCGGCCGGGGCGGCCGCTGTCGGTGGCGCCGGCACGGACGGCCTGGCCGGCACCTGGCCCGGCGGTGTCCCGGGGAGCCTGCCCCAACCGGCCGGGGCCGTGGCGGCGGGTGCTTTATTCCCCGATAACCCCTGGGTCTGGCTGCACGCCGTCATCGCGCTGTTGAGTTATTGCGCCTTCGGGCTGGCGTCGGCGGTGGCCGCCATGTACCTGCTGCAGGAACACCAGCTGCGCAGCAAGATATTCAGCCGCCTCTACCGCCACCTGCCGGCCCTGGAGGATGTGGACCGCGCCTGCTGGTGGCTGGTGGGCACCGGCTTCGCCCTCTTGACCCTGGCCCTGGCCAGCGGCGGCCTGCCCGCCGGGCAGCTCTGGGGAAGCCAGTGGGTCCGCGACGGCAAGGTGATCGCCAGCCTGGGCGTGTGGGCCTTCTATGCCGTCCTGCTGACCCTCCGTGCCCTGGCGGGGTGGCGGGGACGGCGGCTCGCCTACCTTTCCCTGGTCGGCTTTGCCGTGATCCTGTTCAATTATCTCGTGGTGGGGCCCCACTGGTCGGCCCGCCACGTCTTCTGA
- the hemA gene encoding glutamyl-tRNA reductase — MGVILIGMNHRTAPVSLRERLAVGDEAAAAALKELAACPAVEEVVLLSTCNRVEVYAAAGHHGQATRHVRELLARWAGMEPGGLDPHLYVREDAGAARHLFRVAAGLDSMVLGESQILGQVRDAYHLAAEAGTCGKVLHGLFQQALAAGKRARTETAISQHAVSVSYVAVELARKVFGHLDGRPVLLVGAGETAELAARSLAEEGGCRLVVANRTVERGRQLAAAYGGRAIPLDRLADALVECDVVISSTGAGRPVVTAAMVREAMRRRRQRPLLLVDIAVPRDVEPAAGRLDGVFLYDIDDLQAVVEANLRLRREEAARVEAMLEDEVRQFEGWLQSLNVVPLIRSLREKAEAMRRNELERALRKLPHLSERDRQVIDGLTRLIVNKLLNDPMVRLKEAVAGGRGPVYLDEAFTELFALDEPGPAGGRAHPPVAEAVGDARGGQGAGPQDGDRPGAGRRAGRRAAPGPAGGYAAGTAVPSRCATAAGGGGGEAGGGRANQAGR; from the coding sequence ATGGGCGTGATTCTGATCGGCATGAACCACCGCACGGCGCCGGTGTCCCTGCGGGAACGGCTGGCGGTGGGCGATGAGGCGGCGGCGGCCGCCCTCAAGGAGCTGGCGGCTTGCCCGGCGGTGGAGGAGGTGGTGCTGCTCTCCACCTGCAACCGGGTCGAGGTATACGCCGCGGCCGGCCATCACGGGCAAGCCACCCGCCACGTGCGGGAGCTGCTGGCCCGCTGGGCGGGGATGGAGCCCGGCGGGCTCGATCCCCACCTGTACGTACGGGAGGACGCTGGCGCCGCTCGCCACCTGTTCCGCGTGGCGGCGGGCCTGGACTCCATGGTCCTGGGGGAGAGCCAGATCCTGGGCCAGGTCCGGGACGCGTACCACCTGGCTGCCGAAGCCGGCACCTGCGGCAAGGTGCTCCACGGCCTGTTCCAGCAAGCCCTGGCGGCGGGCAAGCGGGCGCGCACCGAGACGGCCATCAGCCAGCATGCCGTATCGGTCAGCTACGTGGCGGTGGAGCTGGCCCGTAAGGTGTTCGGCCACCTGGACGGCCGCCCGGTGCTCCTGGTGGGCGCCGGGGAGACGGCCGAGCTGGCCGCCCGCAGCCTGGCCGAGGAGGGCGGCTGCCGCCTGGTGGTGGCCAACCGGACCGTGGAGCGGGGCCGGCAGCTGGCAGCGGCCTACGGGGGCCGGGCCATCCCCCTGGATCGCCTGGCGGATGCGCTGGTCGAGTGCGACGTGGTGATCTCGTCCACGGGGGCCGGCCGGCCGGTGGTCACCGCCGCCATGGTGCGGGAGGCCATGCGGCGGCGGCGGCAGCGGCCGCTTTTGCTGGTCGACATCGCCGTGCCCCGCGACGTGGAGCCGGCCGCCGGGCGGCTGGACGGCGTGTTCCTCTACGACATCGACGACCTGCAGGCGGTGGTGGAGGCGAACCTGCGCCTGCGGCGGGAGGAGGCGGCCCGGGTCGAGGCCATGCTGGAGGACGAGGTGCGGCAGTTCGAGGGGTGGCTGCAGAGCCTGAACGTGGTTCCGCTGATCCGCTCCCTGCGGGAGAAAGCGGAGGCCATGCGCCGGAACGAGCTGGAACGCGCCCTGCGCAAGCTGCCCCACCTGTCCGAACGGGACCGCCAGGTGATCGACGGCCTCACCCGGCTGATCGTCAACAAGCTGCTCAACGATCCCATGGTGCGGCTGAAGGAGGCCGTGGCGGGCGGCCGCGGCCCCGTGTACCTGGACGAGGCCTTCACCGAGCTCTTTGCCCTGGACGAACCCGGCCCGGCGGGCGGGCGGGCGCACCCTCCGGTGGCGGAGGCGGTAGGCGACGCAAGGGGTGGCCAAGGCGCCGGCCCGCAGGACGGAGACCGGCCCGGCGCGGGCCGGCGTGCCGGCCGAAGGGCGGCGCCGGGTCCGGCCGGCGGCTATGCGGCCGGGACGGCGGTCCCGTCCCGTTGCGCGACGGCGGCCGGTGGCGGCGGGGGCGAGGCCGGTGGGGGACGGGCGAACCAGGCTGGGCGGTGA
- a CDS encoding class I SAM-dependent methyltransferase translates to MGARSPVPSRGADKASYIRELFDTIAPGYDRMNLLMTLGQWRYWQWRLARRLEELPLEGARALDVACGTGEITAMLARRVGSSGHVTGLDFSPGMLAVARRRLEGSGLSDRVDLVQGDALDLPFPPGQFDLVTMGFALRNVADLDRALQEMARVTRPGGRVLILELSHSPWAWVRGPFRWYFERVVPAMGRWAARRWRGPGPDPYAWLPLSVRGFPGAEELAARMAAAGLEDVRFWRMSAGIVCLHEGRRPQWA, encoded by the coding sequence ATGGGGGCACGGAGCCCGGTCCCGAGCCGGGGTGCGGACAAGGCCTCGTACATCCGGGAACTGTTCGACACCATCGCGCCGGGCTACGACCGGATGAACCTGCTGATGACCCTGGGCCAATGGCGGTACTGGCAATGGCGCCTGGCCCGGCGCCTGGAGGAACTGCCCCTGGAGGGGGCGCGGGCCCTGGACGTGGCATGCGGTACCGGCGAGATCACCGCCATGCTGGCGCGACGAGTGGGCTCTTCCGGTCACGTGACGGGGCTCGACTTCTCCCCCGGCATGCTGGCCGTGGCCCGGCGGCGGCTGGAGGGGTCCGGCCTCTCGGATCGGGTCGACCTGGTCCAGGGCGACGCCCTGGACCTGCCCTTTCCCCCCGGGCAGTTCGACCTGGTGACCATGGGGTTCGCCCTGCGCAACGTGGCCGATCTGGACCGGGCGCTGCAGGAGATGGCGCGGGTCACCCGGCCCGGCGGCCGGGTGCTGATCCTGGAGCTTTCCCACAGCCCCTGGGCCTGGGTCCGCGGGCCTTTCCGCTGGTACTTCGAGCGGGTGGTCCCGGCCATGGGCCGGTGGGCTGCCCGTCGGTGGCGGGGACCGGGCCCCGACCCGTACGCGTGGTTGCCCCTGTCGGTGCGGGGTTTCCCCGGGGCGGAAGAACTGGCCGCCCGGATGGCGGCGGCGGGCCTGGAGGACGTACGCTTCTGGCGCATGTCGGCGGGCATCGTCTGCCTGCACGAGGGACGGCGACCCCAGTGGGCGTGA
- the sucD gene encoding succinate--CoA ligase subunit alpha, translated as MAILIDERTRVVVQGITGHQGSFHTGQMIDYGTRVVAGVSPGKEGQEVRGVPVYDTVEAAVEKHGATASIIFVPAPFTKDAVLEALDAGIKLVVVITEHVPLHDAMEIMARARLKGATIIGPNTFGVISPGKSKIGIMPNQIYTPGRVGIVARSGTLSYEIAASLTHAGFGQSTVVGMGGDRVVGLSFIDVLKMFEQDKETEAVVLVGEIGGTAEEEAAEYIKGMSKPVVAYLAGKHAPPGKRMGHAGAIIERGRGTYQSKVEALEAAGARVAALPWQVAELVREALR; from the coding sequence ATGGCCATCCTGATCGACGAGCGCACCCGGGTGGTGGTCCAGGGCATCACCGGCCACCAGGGCAGCTTCCACACCGGCCAGATGATCGACTACGGCACCCGCGTGGTGGCGGGCGTCTCGCCGGGCAAGGAGGGCCAGGAGGTCCGCGGGGTGCCCGTCTACGACACCGTGGAGGCGGCGGTGGAGAAGCACGGTGCCACGGCCTCGATCATCTTCGTCCCCGCTCCCTTCACCAAGGACGCGGTGCTGGAGGCGCTGGACGCGGGGATCAAGCTGGTGGTGGTGATCACCGAGCACGTGCCGCTGCACGACGCCATGGAGATCATGGCCCGGGCGCGGCTCAAGGGCGCCACCATCATCGGGCCCAATACCTTCGGCGTGATCTCGCCCGGCAAGAGCAAGATCGGGATCATGCCCAACCAGATCTACACTCCCGGCCGGGTGGGCATCGTCGCCCGCAGTGGTACCCTTTCCTACGAGATCGCCGCGTCCCTGACCCACGCCGGCTTCGGCCAGTCCACGGTAGTCGGCATGGGCGGCGACCGGGTGGTGGGCCTGTCTTTCATCGACGTGCTGAAGATGTTCGAGCAGGACAAGGAGACCGAAGCCGTCGTCCTGGTGGGCGAGATCGGCGGCACCGCCGAGGAGGAGGCCGCCGAGTACATCAAGGGCATGTCCAAGCCCGTGGTCGCCTACCTGGCGGGCAAGCACGCGCCGCCCGGCAAGCGCATGGGCCACGCCGGTGCCATCATCGAGCGGGGCCGCGGGACCTACCAGAGCAAGGTGGAGGCCCTGGAGGCGGCAGGCGCCCGGGTGGCCGCCCTGCCCTGGCAGGTGGCCGAACTGGTGCGGGAGGCGCTACGCTAG
- the sucC gene encoding ADP-forming succinate--CoA ligase subunit beta has protein sequence MKFFEYMAKEVFRERGIPTPRGRVAASPGEAAQVAAEIGAPVAIKSQVLAGGRGKAGGIRFADTPDQAREVAAGLLGQEVRGYRVERVLVEEKLQIDRELYLGIAVDTARKSPLVIASVHGGVNIEEVPEKDIVKRPVDITLGLYPYFARGIARRLGLEGAIARQFADILTRLYRIFRDYDAELVEINPLVISGDRLIAADGRLNIDDDARFRHQDLPEVSEATELERRVREIGLSYVELDGDIAVMANGAGITMATIDVLAEYGGRAMNFLDAGGGAAVEPMAKAMAVLVSTNPKAIFVNIFGGITRCDDVANAIVTVKQQQGIPVPLVVRLVGTNEDKGVAILREHGIEAFRDMGEAARKAVELARQGGER, from the coding sequence TTGAAGTTCTTCGAGTACATGGCCAAGGAGGTCTTCCGAGAACGGGGCATCCCTACGCCGCGGGGTCGGGTGGCAGCCTCCCCCGGCGAAGCGGCCCAGGTGGCCGCCGAGATCGGCGCGCCGGTGGCGATCAAGTCCCAGGTCCTGGCCGGTGGCCGCGGCAAGGCCGGCGGCATTCGGTTTGCCGACACCCCCGACCAGGCCCGGGAGGTGGCCGCAGGTCTTTTGGGGCAGGAGGTCCGGGGCTACCGGGTCGAGCGGGTGCTGGTGGAGGAGAAGCTGCAGATCGACCGGGAGCTCTACCTGGGCATCGCCGTGGACACGGCGCGCAAGTCGCCGCTGGTCATCGCCTCGGTGCACGGCGGCGTGAACATCGAGGAAGTCCCGGAGAAGGACATCGTCAAGCGGCCGGTGGACATCACCCTGGGCCTCTACCCGTATTTCGCCCGGGGCATCGCCCGGCGACTGGGCCTGGAGGGGGCCATCGCCCGCCAGTTCGCCGACATCCTGACGCGGCTGTACCGGATCTTCCGCGACTACGACGCCGAGCTCGTGGAGATCAACCCGCTGGTGATCTCCGGTGACCGGCTGATCGCTGCCGACGGACGCCTCAACATCGACGACGACGCCCGCTTCCGCCACCAGGACCTGCCCGAGGTCAGCGAGGCCACGGAACTGGAGCGCCGCGTCCGGGAGATCGGCCTCTCGTACGTGGAGCTGGACGGTGACATCGCCGTCATGGCCAACGGCGCGGGCATCACCATGGCCACCATCGACGTGCTGGCCGAGTACGGCGGCCGGGCGATGAACTTCCTCGATGCCGGCGGCGGCGCGGCGGTGGAGCCCATGGCGAAGGCCATGGCGGTGCTGGTGTCGACGAACCCCAAGGCGATCTTCGTCAACATCTTCGGCGGCATCACCCGCTGCGACGACGTGGCCAACGCCATCGTCACCGTCAAGCAGCAGCAGGGCATCCCGGTGCCGCTGGTGGTGCGGCTGGTGGGCACCAACGAGGACAAGGGCGTGGCAATCCTCAGGGAGCACGGCATCGAAGCCTTCCGGGACATGGGCGAGGCCGCCCGCAAGGCGGTGGAGCTGGCCCGGCAGGGAGGGGAGCGGTAG